The Polyangium spumosum genome has a segment encoding these proteins:
- a CDS encoding Mu-like prophage major head subunit gpT family protein — protein sequence MIITRSSLRAMFKGFQVLFKSGMGMAEPWGSKVARTLPSTGEEETYSWLTAIPGLRHWVGPRVVENLRSRSFTIKNKPFEKTLGVEREKIEDDKYGMYGDYASLLGQQAAKHPDDCIAPILLYGEQTSYLDPLVGPVSLVVYDGQPVFSEVHPVDQDDPDSPVQANYYPSGMALTPENYEIVRANMRSLVDVNGRRIGIKPDTLIVSPQKEGAAKRIVEAETIARGGAQEDNINQGTAEVLVIDELSDSPGVWFLAMLKNQLMRPIIWQERQKPRFQALMNGSEYAFVNNQYLAGVDCRGNAAPAVWQSIAKCRP from the coding sequence ATGATCATCACGCGTTCGAGCCTGCGGGCGATGTTCAAAGGCTTCCAGGTCCTCTTCAAGAGCGGGATGGGCATGGCGGAGCCGTGGGGCTCGAAGGTCGCCCGCACGCTCCCGAGCACGGGCGAGGAGGAAACCTACTCCTGGCTGACGGCGATCCCGGGGCTCCGGCATTGGGTGGGCCCGCGCGTGGTCGAAAACCTCCGCTCGCGTAGCTTCACGATCAAGAATAAGCCCTTCGAGAAAACCCTCGGGGTCGAGCGGGAGAAGATCGAAGACGACAAATACGGGATGTATGGGGATTATGCGAGCCTGCTCGGGCAGCAGGCCGCCAAGCATCCCGACGATTGCATCGCGCCGATCCTCCTCTACGGGGAGCAAACGAGCTACCTCGATCCCCTCGTCGGGCCGGTCTCCCTCGTGGTCTACGATGGCCAGCCGGTCTTTTCCGAGGTGCATCCGGTCGATCAAGACGATCCCGATTCACCCGTCCAGGCGAATTATTACCCGTCGGGGATGGCCCTCACGCCCGAGAATTACGAGATCGTCCGCGCGAACATGCGCTCGCTCGTGGACGTCAACGGGCGGCGGATCGGGATCAAGCCGGATACGCTGATCGTGAGCCCGCAGAAGGAAGGCGCGGCGAAGCGGATCGTCGAGGCCGAGACGATCGCCCGCGGCGGGGCGCAGGAAGACAACATCAATCAGGGGACGGCCGAGGTGCTCGTGATCGATGAGCTGAGCGATTCGCCCGGGGTCTGGTTCCTCGCCATGCTCAAGAATCAACTGATGCGGCCGATCATCTGGCAGGAACGGCAAAAACCGCGGTTTCAGGCGCTCATGAACGGGAGCGAGTACGCGTTCGTCAATAACCAATATCTCGCGGGGGTCGACTGCCGGGGCAATGCCGCGCCGGCTGTCTGGCAGAGCATCGCGAAGTGTCGCCCGTAG
- a CDS encoding phage protease — MKRTSRATLRLVDLSGDPPGEVLLFRAGVNKSYKGLLLFDEEAARRVLADFEAHGAELFFDYDHASLFGFSKGMGEAAAWFRPEVREGALWAVDVRWTEEAAEKVRARKYRYISPAVDYELDSNRITRLINVALTNLPASHGLPPLMAASQGAKGMLEGALAHIASALGLDPDAASEDDVIKAFDDHMAEEGGDEGDDALKDSDAAEALAQIRTLTGKATAREALAAAAEELQAARAAAVEDEIGALVDRGVAAKLIPEAGREAFVKLGRKDLDALRELVGTEEPEREKPKGDPPPKADPPKKPAAKPSPPATRYQQATLAARTRRNGEFDLQVAKTLRIDPAAMDEADD; from the coding sequence ATGAAACGCACGTCTCGTGCCACGCTTCGCCTCGTTGATCTCTCTGGGGATCCCCCCGGGGAAGTGCTGCTCTTCCGCGCGGGCGTGAACAAATCCTACAAGGGCCTGCTCCTCTTCGATGAGGAAGCGGCGCGGCGCGTCCTCGCTGACTTCGAGGCGCACGGCGCCGAGCTGTTCTTCGATTACGACCACGCCTCCCTGTTCGGCTTCTCGAAGGGCATGGGCGAGGCGGCGGCATGGTTCCGGCCCGAGGTCCGCGAGGGCGCCTTGTGGGCCGTGGATGTCCGCTGGACCGAGGAAGCGGCCGAGAAGGTCCGGGCGCGAAAGTATCGCTACATCTCGCCCGCGGTCGATTACGAGCTCGATAGCAACCGGATCACGCGGCTGATCAACGTCGCGCTGACGAACCTGCCCGCTTCGCACGGGCTTCCGCCGCTGATGGCGGCTTCGCAGGGAGCAAAAGGCATGCTGGAAGGCGCGCTCGCGCATATCGCCTCGGCGCTCGGGCTCGATCCCGACGCGGCGAGCGAGGACGACGTGATCAAGGCGTTCGATGATCACATGGCCGAGGAAGGCGGCGACGAGGGGGACGACGCGCTCAAGGATAGCGACGCGGCGGAGGCCCTCGCGCAGATTCGCACGCTCACCGGGAAGGCGACGGCGCGCGAGGCGCTCGCGGCGGCGGCCGAGGAGCTGCAAGCGGCGCGGGCGGCGGCCGTGGAAGACGAGATCGGCGCGCTCGTCGATCGAGGCGTCGCGGCGAAGCTGATCCCCGAGGCGGGGCGCGAGGCGTTCGTCAAGCTCGGCCGAAAGGACCTCGACGCGCTGAGAGAGCTCGTCGGGACGGAGGAACCCGAGCGGGAGAAGCCGAAAGGGGATCCCCCGCCGAAAGCCGATCCCCCGAAGAAGCCCGCGGCGAAGCCCTCGCCTCCGGCGACGCGGTATCAGCAAGCGACGCTCGCGGCGCGCACGCGTCGGAATGGAGAGTTTGATCTCCAGGTGGCGAAAACGCTGCGGATCGATCCCGCTGCGATGGATGAGGCCGACGATTGA
- a CDS encoding phage portal protein family protein — MNRAPRVRYAQHVFAPLMGWDNDRVRQALERHEAGDFRESADLAEALLTDERLDGALQQRIDGLLALPLSFEVSTETGDKETAELAQRKAAEVWWRFCPEPVLRDVLKWLIMLGVAVVQLNWTEERGQWLPLLEVWHPRDLWFEGHEVTYKVGTPTAQIAIGADPYKWAIFASGSQTPWMNGAVRRVAMYYLAKQQMFTDWAHYSEVYGHPTRVGKYPAALDESDETARERDAYQDALVNAGKSPVIMLPVDIDSEGKAAAGWDYELVQADGASAVEVFERGIRYCDSAAAMAILRQTLTMEPAPIGSHALGKVHNAVRHEGKRADTEGLATTGHFEVLRPWALFNFGDERLAPWPKWDTRTPEEREAQAEAEVLEARRRADVAKAEAEARRAVAEAKRAEAIAAAEAAKLRAETLERVAGAFAALGASTLASRVDWDALAKDEGLPLAPAGKSQPRELGRRALSGGGKVLHVVDGTYELFRAHFSRGRRRVVDGKDVKATVGMVASLVTLLEAGEVTHLAVAFDNPITSFRNKLFEGYKDDSVVPAALRAQFEDAEAAARALGIVVWSMDEFEADDALATACQKYTQDFATIRLLSPDKDLAQCLTRPGVVLVDRARGRELAADGVRERFGVDPESIPDLLALVGDAADQIPGLDGVGIEAAAALLSKYGHIEDIPEDATDWDVEVWGAERVAAALKAGREDALLYRELATLVRNVPLEENAEELAWGGESEEFGAWCERMNADHLKGRLPVAG; from the coding sequence ATGAATCGAGCTCCTCGCGTCCGCTACGCGCAACACGTCTTCGCGCCGCTCATGGGCTGGGATAATGACCGCGTGCGGCAGGCGCTCGAACGGCATGAAGCGGGAGACTTCCGCGAGTCGGCGGACCTCGCGGAAGCGCTCTTGACCGACGAGCGGCTCGATGGCGCTCTCCAGCAACGGATCGACGGGCTGCTCGCGTTGCCGCTCTCGTTCGAGGTCTCGACCGAGACGGGCGACAAGGAGACCGCGGAGCTCGCGCAACGGAAGGCCGCGGAGGTCTGGTGGCGCTTCTGTCCCGAGCCTGTCCTGCGTGACGTTCTCAAGTGGTTGATCATGCTCGGCGTGGCGGTCGTGCAACTGAATTGGACCGAGGAGCGGGGGCAATGGCTGCCGCTGCTCGAGGTCTGGCATCCGCGCGATCTGTGGTTCGAGGGGCACGAGGTTACCTACAAGGTCGGCACTCCGACCGCGCAGATCGCGATCGGCGCGGACCCGTACAAGTGGGCGATTTTCGCGTCGGGGAGCCAAACGCCTTGGATGAACGGCGCCGTCCGGCGGGTCGCGATGTACTACCTCGCGAAACAACAGATGTTCACGGATTGGGCCCATTACTCCGAGGTTTACGGGCATCCTACCCGGGTCGGGAAGTATCCCGCGGCCCTCGACGAGAGCGACGAGACCGCGCGGGAGCGCGATGCGTACCAGGACGCGCTGGTCAACGCGGGGAAATCGCCGGTGATCATGCTCCCGGTGGACATCGACAGCGAGGGAAAGGCGGCGGCGGGCTGGGATTACGAGCTCGTCCAGGCGGACGGCGCGAGCGCGGTCGAGGTGTTCGAGCGCGGGATCCGGTACTGCGACAGCGCGGCGGCGATGGCGATCCTCCGGCAGACGCTCACCATGGAGCCAGCGCCGATCGGCTCGCATGCGCTCGGGAAGGTGCATAACGCCGTTCGTCACGAGGGGAAACGGGCGGACACGGAAGGCCTCGCGACCACGGGGCATTTCGAGGTGTTGCGACCGTGGGCGCTGTTCAACTTCGGGGACGAACGCCTCGCCCCCTGGCCAAAGTGGGACACGAGGACGCCCGAGGAGCGGGAGGCGCAAGCCGAGGCCGAGGTGCTCGAGGCGCGGCGGCGGGCGGACGTGGCGAAAGCGGAAGCGGAAGCGCGGCGCGCCGTCGCTGAGGCGAAGCGGGCGGAAGCCATCGCGGCGGCCGAGGCGGCGAAGCTCCGGGCCGAGACGCTCGAACGTGTCGCGGGCGCGTTCGCTGCCCTCGGCGCGAGCACGCTCGCGAGCCGCGTGGATTGGGACGCGCTGGCGAAGGACGAGGGGCTTCCCCTGGCTCCGGCGGGCAAGTCTCAGCCGCGGGAGCTCGGGCGTCGCGCCTTGTCGGGAGGCGGGAAGGTTCTGCACGTCGTTGACGGCACGTATGAGCTCTTCCGCGCTCACTTCTCGCGAGGCCGGCGGCGCGTCGTCGATGGGAAGGACGTCAAGGCGACCGTGGGCATGGTGGCATCCCTCGTGACCCTGCTCGAGGCCGGCGAGGTGACGCATCTTGCCGTGGCCTTTGACAACCCGATCACGAGCTTTCGAAACAAGCTGTTCGAGGGATACAAGGACGATTCCGTCGTCCCGGCGGCCCTGCGCGCGCAGTTCGAGGACGCGGAAGCGGCGGCGCGAGCGCTGGGGATCGTGGTCTGGTCGATGGACGAGTTCGAGGCCGACGACGCGCTTGCCACGGCATGCCAGAAGTACACGCAGGATTTCGCCACGATCCGCCTCCTCTCGCCGGACAAAGACCTCGCGCAATGCCTGACGCGGCCGGGCGTCGTGCTCGTGGATCGTGCTCGTGGTCGGGAGCTCGCGGCGGATGGCGTGCGGGAGCGGTTCGGCGTCGATCCGGAGAGCATCCCCGATCTGCTCGCGCTCGTGGGCGATGCCGCCGACCAGATCCCGGGCCTCGATGGGGTGGGCATCGAGGCGGCGGCCGCGCTCCTGTCGAAATACGGCCATATTGAAGATATCCCGGAAGATGCGACAGATTGGGACGTCGAGGTGTGGGGCGCGGAGCGTGTCGCGGCGGCCCTGAAAGCCGGTCGAGAGGACGCGCTCCTGTACCGCGAGCTCGCCACGCTCGTTCGGAATGTTCCCCTCGAAGAGAACGCCGAAGAGCTCGCGTGGGGTGGGGAGAGCGAGGAATTTGGCGCATGGTGTGAGAGAATGAACGCCGACCATTTGAAGGGACGGTTACCTGTCGCCGGGTGA
- a CDS encoding phage protein Gp36 family protein, which yields MSTYATLAQLYALGVNKEALARVPVADQLEGLEAASRKVDTYLADLNPPLAVFTGAIVEATAALAAYMLMSASGFDPEHDDSKNLRQRYLDQIHWLEGLDGGKKLPGVVGQSGTNGKRLGPRVRAAELRGWERGWRGGRRA from the coding sequence GTGAGCACGTACGCCACGCTCGCGCAACTGTACGCGCTCGGCGTCAACAAGGAGGCGCTGGCTCGTGTACCCGTCGCGGATCAACTCGAAGGGCTCGAGGCGGCTTCGCGGAAGGTCGACACGTACCTCGCCGATCTCAACCCTCCGCTGGCGGTCTTCACCGGGGCGATCGTCGAAGCTACGGCGGCGCTCGCGGCCTATATGCTCATGTCCGCCTCGGGTTTTGATCCCGAGCACGACGACTCGAAGAATCTGCGGCAAAGGTACCTCGACCAGATCCACTGGCTCGAAGGGCTCGACGGGGGGAAGAAACTGCCGGGCGTCGTCGGGCAATCGGGCACGAACGGCAAGCGGCTCGGGCCGCGTGTGCGCGCGGCGGAGCTGCGGGGCTGGGAACGGGGATGGCGAGGAGGGCGGCGGGCATGA
- a CDS encoding terminase large subunit domain-containing protein, whose translation MAKAFGYRVGDFSFKEHGRIAAAPSEGLAAFVPAVTPGYARPDHLAPLIELLERARREPVRAVIHAPPRHGKTDTILHAIAWYLRKDPTLPIAYATYGIELANSKSRDARAMARAAGVELDAGAKGVGEWRTREGGRAVFTALNGSLTGKGFRVLFVDDPFKNRIQAESPTYRSRIWDLWQGSTINRVEPGGSAIVLATRWHPEDLSGRLISQGWQYLRLPALSDDGRALWPERWPAAELEARRREVGEYTWASLYQGVPRPRGGAVFNAEPALYTSAALDLVREYRDGIGVDFAYTARKHADYSSAVVMRSHEPERGRRVYYVLECLRKQVLAPEFAAEGARLQRAHGGCKAMGYVTVFEKMIVPFMSDRGFTVEARRVKADKFTRAQPYAASWNDGRVLLPEDVGPDSWVNVFLAEHLRFTGQDDDEDDQVDAGAAAHDLLSSPAGRIAGSFSAANKRPVKLTRYTR comes from the coding sequence ATGGCGAAGGCTTTCGGCTACCGGGTGGGCGATTTCTCATTCAAGGAGCACGGCCGGATCGCGGCGGCCCCCTCCGAGGGCCTCGCGGCGTTCGTACCGGCCGTGACGCCCGGGTATGCGCGCCCGGATCATCTCGCCCCCCTGATCGAGCTCCTCGAGCGCGCGCGGCGCGAGCCTGTCCGCGCGGTGATCCACGCTCCGCCGCGCCACGGGAAGACGGACACGATCCTCCATGCGATTGCGTGGTACCTGCGGAAGGATCCCACCCTGCCGATCGCTTACGCCACGTACGGGATCGAGCTGGCCAACAGCAAGAGCCGCGACGCTCGGGCGATGGCGCGCGCGGCTGGCGTCGAGCTCGATGCGGGCGCGAAGGGCGTCGGCGAATGGCGCACGCGCGAGGGCGGGCGGGCCGTGTTCACGGCGCTAAATGGCTCGCTCACGGGCAAGGGGTTCCGCGTGCTCTTCGTGGACGACCCTTTCAAGAACCGGATCCAAGCCGAAAGCCCGACCTATCGCTCGCGGATCTGGGACCTCTGGCAGGGCTCGACAATCAACCGTGTCGAGCCGGGCGGGAGCGCGATCGTCCTTGCTACGCGGTGGCATCCCGAGGACCTCTCCGGACGCCTGATCTCCCAGGGTTGGCAGTATCTCCGCCTCCCTGCGCTCTCCGACGACGGGCGCGCGCTCTGGCCCGAACGATGGCCCGCGGCTGAGCTCGAAGCGCGGCGGCGCGAGGTCGGAGAGTACACGTGGGCCTCGCTCTATCAAGGCGTCCCGAGGCCTCGGGGCGGGGCCGTGTTCAACGCTGAGCCGGCCCTCTACACCTCCGCGGCCCTCGACCTGGTGCGGGAATATCGCGACGGGATCGGCGTCGATTTCGCGTATACCGCGCGGAAGCATGCGGATTACTCGTCGGCGGTGGTCATGCGCTCGCACGAACCCGAGCGCGGGCGGCGCGTTTACTACGTGCTCGAATGCCTGCGGAAGCAGGTCCTTGCGCCCGAATTCGCCGCGGAGGGCGCGCGGCTGCAACGGGCGCACGGGGGATGCAAGGCGATGGGCTACGTCACGGTTTTTGAGAAGATGATCGTCCCGTTCATGTCGGATCGCGGCTTCACGGTCGAGGCGCGCCGCGTGAAGGCGGACAAGTTCACGCGCGCGCAACCGTACGCGGCGTCCTGGAACGATGGGCGCGTGCTCCTCCCGGAAGACGTGGGCCCGGATTCGTGGGTCAATGTCTTCCTGGCGGAGCATCTTCGGTTCACGGGGCAGGACGACGACGAAGACGACCAGGTCGACGCCGGCGCGGCCGCGCATGACCTGCTCTCCTCGCCGGCGGGGCGGATCGCGGGGTCGTTCTCCGCGGCGAACAAGCGGCCGGTGAAGCTCACGAGGTACACCCGATGA